Within the Eucalyptus grandis isolate ANBG69807.140 chromosome 1, ASM1654582v1, whole genome shotgun sequence genome, the region TTTCCACTTAGGAgctatatgatttttttttcctactcaGTAGTTTTACATgtcatttgaaaaattgttaAGAAAAAGAACTTCTACAATGGATATGACTCTATCACACACTAGatatgtatttttatttgtgaGTTTACATTAACTATTCCTTTCTTGTGAAGATAAGGCGGAGTTTAGCTACCAGTTTTGACACAAAGGTGAGGCCTAAGTGACCTATTTGAACAATCCCACATGGCACAAATTCTATCAGAAAATATAGCTTGCACTGAAGTAACAATCCTCCTCTTTTTCATTCTTAGGCCTTTCCATAATCAAATCTCATCTTTCAATCTCCCCGTGAGATAAAATTTTCTTAGTTCAAACTCAGAAACAAAATCCTTAAACATCACCTTCTTCTACACTTGAGACAGATGTAATAGCGATTCAATGTCACACTTGTCCCTGTAGGAAGCAATGAATGATGAAACAAAGAGTTTGTCGAAAGGGATAATTCCAGAGGATGAAAGAGCTTGACCGGATGCAGCTTGTGAGGTATGACGTTAAGctttacttattttattatCAAGGTATTATATGCACAGATAAAGAAGATAGTTGTTAGCTGTATGCCCTAAAGTaaccatgtaatagttacatgttagggattATTTAATGGCAAATAAGTTTTTTCATGCATCGTCTAATTTATATGAATGAAGTCCATAAGATCAATTACGACTGAACATATTCTTAAAGTGTTAAGAATATGTGTGACAGGTTTATAGTTATGCTGAATCTTTAAATAGTTCCCATTCAATGGATCATTGAGAGGATATTGATGACcttgttgagaccggtgtgttctcaAGCTTCACTTCAAAATTGGATACTTGAGgggatgatgagtcacaagtcattgggtattgtgatatttgagttagaacacaggtgctTGTCTTGgacaagttcactgaacatGACATACATAGAACTATTTGTGACATGAAAGCTTTTAGCATGGTCAATGTCTGATCGTTCATACTTTGGTCAAGTGTAagatccttagacctgaggcacgaTACTAACTTGTATGTTGGATAGTTGTGGTTCACAAGTGCGCATATTGACGCTTTGTCGAACCATCTCTATACTttatggtcatagtttgttcgcATACAAAGgcacacgtgtgcgcaatatggaatctatcttcttgttatatatagatatacaaGATTGATGTCCTATGTGATCTAATCGTGACATTGTATTGAAATCCATAGTTGGGGTTGTAATCGAGAATGAATGGTTCATATCTCGAAGAAATatatgtcaattagatttgggcaaatgattgaattggtggCTTGACCAATAGTTCCATGGCCTTTGTTTGATCAGGACATAGTGAGACAAAAGGATCAAATTACACGGTTGCCAAAGCTGACAAGTTCATTATGTTCTGAAAACATGTCACACTGTCTAGGTAGCCATGATATATTATTAGATGTCACTCATGGTTTACAGGAACAAGAGATTAATTTGAACAATCAGTTCTCTTGATTGTGCTAATGTGTTAGGACAAGTTCTACTGCTAGCTTAATGATAAatctagggatgtcacacattaTAACCAATTAGAATAACGTTTGAACGAGAAAGAGAATATtacaaatgtgtttgcaattgagGCTATCAGATTGAGTCGGGCTAGACATAAAAGTTCTAATGAATGGGCTTTAAAGTTTACAAAATCTAAAGTGGGTTTCAGACTTTACAGCCAAACCAAAGATCTAAAGCATGTTCAGATTCAGTGACCAAATTAATAATCTGAAGTGAGTTCAGAATTAACAGCTGCATTAATGATCTGAAGTAAGTTCGGGATTAATCGCATCATTAATGATCTGAAGTGAGTTTAGAATCAATAGCCAAATCAATGATCTAAAATAGTTTTAGACTTAATGGCTAAATTAAAGATTTGAAACATTTTTCAGATTTAACAGTCACATTAAGTTCTTAAGCGGTTTCAAAACTTAACGCTCATATTAATAATCTGAAACGGTTTCAGATTAATGACCAATTAATTCTCTCAAACAATTTCAGAAGTAAATTAAGTATTTGTGACAATTACAAAGTTGAAACACATAATAAAGACTTATAATAGTTATAAATAAATGTCTAGAATAATGCTCGTAATAGTTACAGAGTTAATGCCCGAGTTAGTGTCTGTAACGGTGTCAGAACTTACATCCATCGGGAGTTTTGaccaaattaattctaaaaatgGTTTAGAGTTAATGCGATGATTTAAATGTGATTTGCACTATCTATAAAAGATAATATAGAGAGTAGATCCCGGATGATGGATGATTGATAATTGAGAGTGCTAATACTGATCAACAAAATTACTCACACAAGAGCAATTGCTAACATAATTGTAGTTGTGagatctctcaatttctcttttatgtTCAACGTGAGAATTaatggtgtgtctgaactagaggccCGATAGTTGTGGGGCTATATATGAAAAATGTCAAAGCCTGTGAAGAGATCGGACGTTTTGCATCTGAAGAACATCAGAACCAGTATTATCGGAAGGCGCCAGATGTCCATGGTCAAGAATCCAAGAACATCAGAACCGGTATTACCATAAGGCATCAAACGTTCGCAGTCAGAGTCTAAAGAACATCAGAACTACTACTATGAGAACATTAGATGTTCGTGTTCAAAACCCAAAGAAACTTCTTAACCAAATTTTGGAGCACGGTACAAGGTTAATATAATTAGCCCATTTAGCTcttctatgtgtttttgttaaaatgcacgaaaatgCTTTGGAAACACATGTATAAGCATTTTTACTTCCGCTACGATCAGAAGTTTGATCTTAATTTACTTATACACATATGCTTATTTATTGAAACAAACACCAACAATAGTATCATCTATGGTATGAGCGCAAAAGCCTAACCAACTAAACAAATTAGCAGACTTTGAAGAGAATGGTGCTTGGCGTGGAGGCGCCTAAAGTAGCCCCCACTGAAATTCTCGGTCTCTCGTCAATTTCACGTGCAAGAGGTTGAAGGATCATAGCGAGGAGCCTTCATCAACGGACACCCAttctgttgttgttgttgctgcgtTTGTGCTGTTGTTGATGTTGGACATGCAAAGTTCGAGTTTGTTTGAGTTGAGGAGCTCGATTCTTGAAGTATAGAGCACAAGCTTTGAAAATCAGCATCCAATTTTGCGGGCCAGAGATTGAAGGATCATAACGAGGCTCATCCTCACAAGAGAACTAGAAATGCTGATCCTCCAGGCTCACTCTCTAAAGGTCAAGAAAGATCTTCTCAACTTCGACCACCTCAAACTTCGCATGTCCAACATCAACACAAACGCAACAGCAATAGCAGCAGCAACAGTAACAAAAAACAGCAGCAGTAGCAACAACAATACAAGACATTATTGCCAAAGTGATTACAGTTTGGTTCTGGCATTTTAGTAACTGTTCTAATGTCGATATTGAATGTAAGCTCGGCCTTTAGTTGTGCCTTTATCGAAAAATActcctattttcttttaattatctgAGTTTACAGTAACTCTAGCAATTGGTAGAGCCTTGCccatgaaaatttcttttgcaaattaaTGTCATTAAGCcccaaatctatttttaatgGCCATTATTATCAGTGCTcgctctctctcattctctctctctctctctctctctctctctctctctcctccctccctccctcccttcctttctacctccctctccctccctcccttcccccAGGGGACACCGAGGGGTCAATAGCTGCAAAGATCTCAATAtaagaaatcatatttttgcCATCACTCCATGCATGTAGGAAACCAAATCATTAATGAAGAGCAAGTCAATTAAGGAAATGAACatacaaggaagaaaaaaatcatttacacgAATTTAAGTAGTCTTAAGTAATTTCTCACCGTTAACACTGCAACTTGGTTTGCGCCGTAACTCAACCTTCCCGCGTGAATTCCAAATTCGACTACCTTGTAGCTCCGCATGCTCTCACAATTCTCCATTTATAGGTTCTTAGATATGGATAGTAGCAAAAAGGAAGCGTGTAATACATATTTTTCGGCAAATAACAAACGCTTTTCTTTTAAGTAGTACTTACTTcttaaattgaaaataacaaCGTAAATTTGACCAAAGAAGAGGATGTTGTAATTTGCGAAATGGTATCGGGATCCTCTCTAAGCTTTTGTGGTAAAATCATGTGGTCCCTTTTTCTTGGAACGATTCTAccatttcgatttttttttttttttaaaagtaagaGTGCAATTAGACTTTAGTACAATTAACATCTAGATAGCAATCATAATATAATACAGCAGTCTCAACGGAATTTTTTGGAATATGCCTTGTGTCCAAAAAGAATCGTTACTTGGATTAAATCTGGGGAAAGCCGTAGAGGGCTCCATATGCTGACTCAAGCAGATTTAacctttcttaattcatcaatAAGTTTTTGTGCTAGAAATCATCAATAAGTTAAAACAAGGTCCATGATAGCACGTCCTGTGAATAGTGAGGCAATGGGAACAATTAATTACCAAAGAAGCCCTAAAATTATTACACGTGTACCAAtacaatcctaaatcttttagtTAAGCTAATTTAGTCCtcaatattttcacattttgccaattaagtccatccacTCAATTTTGGCAAACCGTCCATCCTACGTTATATGACCGGCACTCATGTGGAtatatcttataatattttgaaatttttataatttctttttctttttctttttttttttttactttactcttttttctttttttttttgactaagGGTCACTAGCCGACCCTTGccagccacaagcaagggctgCATGCCCTCGCCGACTCTAGATGAGGGCCACGACGCCCTCCTTAGCCACCGCTAGAGCTTACAAGCTCTCACTGTGGTTGATGAGGGTGTGCagcccttgcccagatttggcaagggtcacAACGCCCTCACTGTGGCAAAGGAGGGCCTAAGCAAGGGTCTTGATGCCCTCATCGACGAAAGTGGAGGCACGCAACCCTAgcctagatctggtgagggctaCAATGCCCAAATCCAACAAGGGCAtggcagccctcgcccaaattcgACAAGGGCATCTTGACCCTTGTTGGCCTTCactctggaaaaaaaaaagtaaagaaaaaaccaaaaacaaagtaataaaaattcaaaacttttttttaaaaagtcaatgTTAGGATCAACGATTGATGTCTACATCAggaatttctagtcaaaattggcttgataaactcaattggtaaaatgttaaaaaatttaagactaaattagcacaattaaaagttttatgTTTAATTAGCATCATcgcaatagatttaaaacttttttggtaatttcccttGAGGTAGTGTGTGGCTCTCTCTCATGCACAAAATGGTCAGCCAACTCGTATACTTGGGATCCAACTCATTTAGTGAATTGATCTTAGGATCCATTTGttacacaaaaaataaataatttgaaaattatttttcctaaaatgattaCTTGTGCCGTTTTAAATAATTAGTcgataaaaaatgaaacaatatTTATCTAAACACTTTTATgaacgataaaaatatttacatttttgtAAACGATATAAAcgataattttaagaaaatatttttcaaattattcatttttcgtaataaaaaaaaaggatcattaTTTTCTTAGTAGTTCTAGGATTCCTTGTACCCAGGAAGTGTAGGTTGCTAGGTGAGAGAAGGACACTAGACATTTCAAAGCTATCTTTCACagaaaaattttattctaaaacTTTATAACAGATCATTTAGGTTTTTTTCAATAACCTTTCTAAGACGACCCAATTCATCAATCATTTAGCTCGCGGAGAAAAACATTGTAAATTTTATAATGATATGTCTCATATGTTGGTTTTGGACTCAAGCCACCCATAATGGGCCTTGACCCTAGCCCAGCCCACTCTATATCGAAGTTGCCTGGAGCGAAAACTTACACGAGAAGAAAAACTTCTCTTTCACACTCGATGCACTTTGTGCATGTTCGGCAGTGGTGTGCTCGGTTGTGGGTGGGCGCGGTTGACCGTGAAAAGcaaatcaaaagagaagaaaatgagatagTGGTCTTCCGACTTGGTGCCGAGAAAAAGAGTAGACGCACTCCGTAAATTGCAAGCTAGTGTCATTTGAGGTCAAGGGGCATATTTGGTCGTGAACATATGGGAGTCGGCCTGAGCGCGTGATTATACTTTCGAACGGCACGGATACACAAGCATCACATGGAGCAATCCCGGATCTTGAGACTTGACATGCAATTCGGCCAAACCTGGCACCGATTCGTTAAAATGCACCCGATATTTGACAttttgaagaataaaaataaatggcaTGCTCCAAAAGtggtctttttttttcgtttgatTTTCATACATATGTGGAGGCCGACATGCCCTTGAATGATACTGGAAAGCTTGAGATATTTTGGAGGGACaggtttataaaaaaaatgggacCCCAAACTTGAAATGAGGCAATGTGGAGAAGGGTCTCTCGAGTAGCTAAATATCAATCCCGCCTAGCCCCACCCCGCCGTGCCCTGCCCTGTCGTGTCCCGTCCCGTCCCATCCTATCCCCATCATCATCTCCTACAATCTAGTGAAACAATAACAGAAACTATACATATTATTATGTGAAACCCATGGATTATTTGGTTAAATTAAGACCGGGCGGTCCACCATCAACAAGACCGAATCAAAGCCATGCATAGTTTTCCACATAACCTATACATAAAATATGCAAGATCTCCATAGAAATTCCCATGTCGGCGAGAGGGCGCTGCCACTCGTTTGGTGCATCCCCCATCCGTCCATACCAACGCGGTTTGCTCGACGTGCGTCGCGAATCATTAGCTGGACAGAACTCAACAGGCTCTAAAGCCCTTTTTAGCCTCGCATCTCCCGACATCAACCTAGTACGGCACTCGCTTTGTCTTTTTGGCATTTACATATGTGCATGAGCTGGACAAAGACGAAATGATTACCATGCAAAATAATGCCACCGGCGAAACCCTAAAACCGCGTCCGTGCAGCCCGTTGCGCCCGAGGGAGACTCGAGTGAGGAGCACGTTGTGGAAAAGGTCAATATTAGCTTTTGATTAGCGATGGCCATAATGGACATCGATCTCCATTTCCAAGTCCCTAGATTCTTTCACTTGCAAGGAATCggtcaagagagagagagagagagagaggaattgaTTTTTAGGGTAGAAACTTTTTGATCTCgagaaaggtaaagaaaagTTTTGAGGGTTTAGCCAAGACCCTTACGCTACGCGGGTCGAAAGAATGTTGGAATTGACTAAGTCTAAAGCCTCCGCGCACAAAATCTACGAAAACGCGGTTGGATATTGGAACCGGAATATTTCGTACTTGATTTTTTCCAAACCGCTCTTGTTTTTGCCATATATTATTATATTGGAGAGCCCACCAGCATCTTACGCTGgtctcttatttcttttcttttttcactgaAAGTGTGAACATTTTGGAATAATGGGCTGTGCAGTGATAAACGGATCTATATTGTGCATGAATCAAGTACAAATAATTCCTGCTTAATCTGATGGAAAATCCATTTGTGTAAGCCAATATCacattggaaagaaaaaagaactttATAGCTTAGTCACTTTGACAAACAATCTAGAAAATAAGGCCAAAAATCACGAGAAATTCAAAGAATAcaataaagaaaagatgaagtaATAGTTCCAGAAGTTAAAGCACATACATAAATTTCGTACTCTTTATTTGCTTTCATATTCTAGCCTCATCTTCTTCACATTGCTGGAAATTAACTGGGAAGTCATAACTAATTGCAGAGATATCTCTCCAAAATTTTCCCAACAGTGGTACCTTAcacttacaaaaaaataatgataaaaaccATGGGAGTTATCTTACACTTACATATATCAAAATGAGAGTGCAATACATTGTTGATAAACTTCACCACATAAATTAGACCTCCAGTAACAATTGAGAAGTATAAAACATACACCAGCCGAAAAAAGATACAAATATGACATAATCAGTGTTCTGGCAATATCACCATTATTTATCTTACTAAATAAATAGGAGACACTGTCCAAATCCAGTGGATTTTGGAGTTCATCTAAAATTTGAATTGCTTTGAATCAGTCAAGCCCTGTTGGATCAAGTCTTGGCCTGGATTCGAATCACCTCATTTACCCTTATATGTTCCCTAGGGATCATCCTCAGGAGCACGTACATCTGTCTTCGATAATTACCTAGCGCGTGGGATGCGAACATTGCCACACTAGATTGGGATTAGATCGCtactaaaaaatcttaaacactCCGTTAatgcagtaaaaaaaaaaaagtgtctatTTAATTGGCTTTTCTCCAAAATACTACTAGTGGTCTAGTTTCTGGGgcaaaaattacctaattagttCCAAACTTACTGTGCGGATATTGattcaatcataattttttccatttagttctaaacattttcgtgaAATTCTAATGTAGTCATTCCTATCAATTTTCACTGAAAATCACTGAAGTTACTATTTAGTCATCAACAGCCATTCTATATGACATATTGCCACGTCAATAATATCTGACAGAAATTGGTCGAAATGCCTACATTGGAATTTCGAGCAAAAGTTtcgaactcaattgataaatcaaaaggtttataattaaattgtcatccatacaataagtttttgattgattggacaatttctcTAACATTTTGGTGTTCTTGCAATTCCTTCCCCCTATTTTCTAGTCTAGCCTTCTTACTTGATTTGTACATGCAAATCATTCTATCACTAACACATTCAAATTGCTAAAATGATAAGACTATCTAGGACCACATGAAACGacataggaaaaagaaatttaaaaaaaaaaaaaaaaaaaagagagagagagagggagagggagagagaaactcAAGAAAGTCAAATGGAAATGGTGGAGGACTAGTTGAGGGTAGCAAGCCCCAGCTAAATTTCTCATGCAAATTTCACTGAAGGATCGATCCACCATCCCATTTGTCGGTGATAAGGATAGTGGACCTCACTTCAACTCACCTCACCGACTCCCTACTTCCGCCCTttattcttcctcttcttttgtccTATTTTGCTAATGTAGCGTCCAATTGCCACAATGACAATCCCACATGACAAACCTTGGCCGAAGTCATAGGTTCGCAGAGGGTTGATGATGCCTCATGACTCGTGTTGCAAGGCGTTGGACATTAAAGAGGATAGCAAAACCCTAGCTGCGTCCCGCAAATAATCTTCAACGAAGGATCAACTGGCTCTTGCCAtcgtcaaataaaaaaagacgtgagagaagtttttctttttattagagATAAGAGAAAAGGAGCAGCAGCTAGGTGATGCGTTTCCGTATTGGATTCCCAGCCCCCGAGAGAGTTGATGACTCGCATTGAGTCGTTGGATAGTACTAGTTGGGGTAGCAAACCCTAgctcaattcaatttttatttttaacttcacCAATGTGACCTCTCGTTAACACCATGACGATTCCACATGGCTAGCCCTAGCTCAACCGTAGCTACCCAGCCATCATCAAGACTTGGCAACTCATATTGAATCACTGAACACTAGTGAAAACGGCGAACCCTAGTTCAATCCCCCCATGATAAGGGTGGTAAACACTTATCTCGATAATGTGGCATCGTTGGCACCGTGGGCAATCCAAACATGCCATGTCAGTTGTTTGAGGTTGCTAACAACGGTTGTGACAGAGGGATTTAATTGCGTGGAAAAGTAGGCAAAATTGTAATGACACCAAAAATCAGGAGAGTGATTATCTAGAACGAGAGATCCCCAATGACATATTCAAGATTCGTAGCTTCTAAGTCCATAAAGGGGTTGTTTCCATTATCAGCATAAGATGCCAGAAGTCAGCAAACACATAACATGAGCTATCTACTTGTTATCATACCCAAATGCTTGTGTTGTCTCAAAATTGGAGGCCAAATTCGATCTTCAACATGGAGTTCTCATGATATGCTGGCATCAAAGATAGGTTCACATGAAGGATGATCAATTCATGATCACAAAGAAAATTAGGCAACGCacgatgaaaaaaagaaaatgatttccttgaTTGAATGATATAAATTTACACAGCTAAAGATTATCAAAGTTTTAGAACCAAAAACTGATCGAGCGAGCAGGGTTCATGCACTAATGAACTCCAATCCCTTTTTAGTGAAACATAATTCAACGATATTTGCTCATACCAAACTTTTGAAACCAAAGAACTGATCTAGCAGGCGGGAAACAATACACATGGTAAAAGCCTCCACTCATACTCTTTCTAAGCACTATTTTTGGTGCTAAACCACGTGAAACTAGATTCTGAAACAAATCCAAACATCAACATCTACAGCAGATGGTAGTTTTTTTCAAAGGCGTATGCTTAAATCATACATTGGTTAAGGTGGTGATTTTTATTCCTACCTCCATGTATATAGTTTTATGGCAAGTGTCgacatttcaagataaaataCAAAATGAATACACTGCTTGTTTTCCAagcttctcctttctcttttatattatcATAAAACAGGCCTTTAGCCATATGGGTTCAAATTAGTAGGTTTAAcaagttatttattttgtattttttgtcaTATCTATCTATTCAATCATTGCCCCCATCTGATGAACTTGTCTATTTGAATAACATCTTGACGATTCATGAGCTCTATTTTCTGGAGGAATTGAGTGGCTACATGGAAATGCATGCAAAAGAAAgtatatgagagagagagagagagagagagagagagagagagagagagagagattggttCTTCGATTTAACGAGAAAATGGAAGCTCTAGCTTGTGTTCTAAACAAAGAAGCCTCATTGAGGCAAAAACAACAGGAGACAGTATGCAAAGCCCTATGTTTCGCTTCAATTTGATCTCCTAGATTTGAAAGTTGTGGATTAGGAAGACACACCTCGTGAGgaagcttcttcttcatcattatCTCCGTAATTaggaagagggaggagagagagagagagagagttacatATTGTGATCTTCTCTTCTAAGCTTGTTGAGAAGTGCTGTGATAAGAGCGTCTCTCTTCTCAGCCCTAGCCTCCTCTCTCATCCTCCTCtgctcttccctctctctccacctcCTGTCCATCATTATCCTCTCATTCTCTAGAGACTCCATTGTCTGCCTCCACTCCATCTCCTTCACCCTTCTCTCGTTCTCCCGCGCCTCATACGCCTCCCTCCAGTCCGCCTCCATCCGTACCTGTTGCTTCATGAACTCCTCCAATATCTTCCTTACTTCGCTACTGCTCCCGCCGCTGCTGTTGCTCGTGCCAGCGTTGCCCTtggccttctttttcttctttcccttctcaCCCTCACTGTCCTCATCATCGCCATCATCTTCAGAAGACAACTGGGAAGAAGATGCTTTCTTGCTCTTTGAGGTGCTTCCTgcacctccacctccttctGTTTCGGCCCACAGCATTCTTTGCATCCTCGCTTCGAAAATCGCTTGCATCTCATTGTAATACGGGAACTGTTGCCTCATGGCTTCTGGTTCCATCGTCTCGCaaccctaaaaataaatcgaattATATCTTCATCCATACGAGCAAGCACACCCATTGTTCACAAAAAAGAACTATCACTACATGTAAACAGGTGTGCTCTGCTAATTTCGAGTTTCGGTATTTGACTACCGATCTTTGGGGATCGAAAAACGTTTCTTCCTTGAATGATGCACACATATGTAAACCTTTGTTATGGACACTTACTGTTTGATAAAAGTCATATTAGAACTCGGTGACAATAAAGGAACGTATTTATAAGGGCAATGAACAAGGAAACCCGCTAGAACCTACAAATCTCAGAAAAGGTATTCACTGGTGAGCACAAGCTAAAGTTGTGTTCCTTGGACGTACCTTATATCGAGTGACGAGGTTCTTCCACTTGCACTTGCACTGCTCGGCGCTCCGGTTGAAGCCCTTGTCCCTCATCCCGGTCGATATGACCTCCCACAGTTGCTTGTTTCGCTTCGTCTCCATGAAGCGCCGGTCGAGGTCGGCCCGTATCATCAAGAACTCCTTCGTCTCCTGGACGCTCCATTGCGGGAACCTGTCGCTGCCGGTTTCGATGCTGACActttgctgctgctgttgctgtgGCAGCGGCTGCGGTcgaagctgctgctgctgttgaaGAAGGTgctggtgatggtggtggtgatgcGAAAATTGCCCTTCCA harbors:
- the LOC104421188 gene encoding trihelix transcription factor GT-3b, with the translated sequence MEGQFSHHHHHHQHLLQQQQQLRPQPLPQQQQQQSVSIETGSDRFPQWSVQETKEFLMIRADLDRRFMETKRNKQLWEVISTGMRDKGFNRSAEQCKCKWKNLVTRYKGCETMEPEAMRQQFPYYNEMQAIFEARMQRMLWAETEGGGGAGSTSKSKKASSSQLSSEDDGDDEDSEGEKGKKKKKAKGNAGTSNSSGGSSSEVRKILEEFMKQQVRMEADWREAYEARENERRVKEMEWRQTMESLENERIMMDRRWREREEQRRMREEARAEKRDALITALLNKLRREDHNM